The window CGGCGTCGTCCTGATAGTCCACGTGGAGCGTGTCGATTGCGTCGATACCCGCTGCTGCGGCAGCGACGACGACGCGTTCACGGGCGTAGAGTACCTCGGTCCCGTCGTCTGTTCGCGTCGCGCCAACGTCTGCGGAGAAGTCTTCTGCACCGAAGATGACCGCGACGGTGTCTTCTGCGGCGGCGACTTCGGGTGCAGCGAGCACACCGGCAGCGCTCTCGACGATGGCGATGACCGGACAGTCGGTCCCCGCGTCGCGGGCGGCGTCGGCGACGCGGGCCACGTCGTCGGCACTCGTGGCCTTCGGAACCACGAGTGCATCGGGCGGGTGGGTAGCGCAGACGGCAGCAACGTCGTCGAGGCAGTCGTCACCCGGGTTCACGCGGACTGTGACCTCCGCGTCGGGGTCGAACGCGGGGTCCGAAAGCACGTCGACGACGGCGTCTCGCGCCTCCGTTTTGCGCTCGGGTGCAACGGCGTCTTCGAGGTCGAAGACGAGTACGTCTGCGCCCGCGCCGGGGGCTTTTCGCATGAGTTCGGGCCGGTCTCCGGGTGAAAACAGGACGCTCCGTCGTGGCATAGATGAGAGTTGAATGGGGTGGAAATGAGTGTTTGGTGGGGCGGTATCGTGAAGCGTGTGGTGTCAGGACCGCAGAGCGCGTAGTGCCGTGAAGTCCGTCGGTTCGTGAACGACAGTGGGGGGACGCGCCGTGTTTAGGGCCAGAGGCCGCGGTGTTCGTGGGCGGCGGCGACGCGTTCGAGTGCGACCATGTACGCGGCGTCACGCCACGTCACGTCGTGGGTTTCGACCTGTTCGCGGACGGCTTCCCACGCGCGGAGCATCTCGGTCTCCAGTTCGTCGTGGACGCGTTCGAGCGACCACGAACGGTGGTTGAGGTCCTGCAACCATTCGAAGTACGAGACGGTGACACCACCGGCGTTGGCGAGGATGTCCGGGACGACAGGGATTTCGCGTTCTTCGAAAATCTCGCTCGCCGCGGAGGTGGTCGGGCCGTTCGCACCTTCGACGATGAGGTCTGCCTGCACGTCGCCGGCGTTCTCGGCGGTCAGCACGTTGCCGATGGCGGCCGGGATGAGTACGTCCACGTCGAGTTCGAGGAGGTCTTCGTTCGAGAGCGTCTCCGGCGCGTCGTACTTCATGACGGCTTCGGGTTCTTCCTCGTGGGTCGGCACGTCGTGGGTGTCGAGGCCGTCGGGGTCGTAGATTGCGCCGTTCACGTCGGAGACGGCGACGACCGTCGCGCCGTGGTCGTCGAGGAGTCGCGCGGCGGGTGCGCCGACGGACCCGAATCCTTGGACGGCGACGGTGGTGTCTTCGATGTCCCAGCCGAGGTAGTCGATTGCTTCGCGTGCGACGATTGCGACCGAACGGCCGGGTGCCGTATCACGGCCCTTGCTGCCGCCGACGACCGGTGGCTTGCCCGTGACGACGCCTGCCTGCGTCTCGCCTTCCTGCATCGAGTAGGCGTCCATGAACCACGCCATCGTCTGCGCGTCGGTTCCCATGTCGGGGGCAGGGATGTCTTTCGTGGGGCCGATGAACGGACGGAGTTCTTCGGCGAAGCGGCGGGTCAGGCGCTCCTTTTCGTCCGTCGAGAGGTCCTTCGGGTTGACGACGATGCCACCTTTGGCACCACCGAAGGGGATGTCCATCACTGCGCACTTCCACGTCATCCACATGGAGAGGCCGATACACTCGTCTTCGGTCACGTCGGGGTGGAACCGGAGGCCACCTTTGTAGGGTCCGCGGACGCTGTCGTGCTGGGCGCGATAGCCGGTGTAGACAGCGGTCGTGCCGTCGTCGCGTTCGAGCGGAACCGAGACGCGGTGGACTTGATTGGGGTGGTGGAGGCGCTCGATGACACCCGGGTCAACGTCCAGGTGCGCCGCCGCACGCTGGAGTTGGCGGCGTGCTGTTTCGAGCGCTGTCTCTTCCGTCGGTTCGTCGTCTTTCGCGGTGGATGATGCTGCGGATGCCATAGTGCATTCGTGCCGGTTTTTCGCCGGCGATGCCGGTCGACCCGGTTTCTGTCGCACACGACCACCGGCCGCCGGTTACGGGCGGCCAGTGAGCGCTTTCGCGACTCTCGACTGTGGATAATTATAATGGTTGTTATCTGCTTTTGCTCGGGGCAATAGTTGTCACACCTGCCGTTGCCACACCACGTGACGCCTCGCTGACCGGCACGGTTTTATCATGGTCTTACACAACCTGGACTATGACCGGTCTGTACTACGAGGAGTTCGAAGTCGGCCAGACCATCGAACACGAGAAGCGCCGCACCGTCTCCGAGTCGGACAACCAGCAGTTCTGCGACATGACGATGAACCAGCAACCGCTCCACCTCGACGCGGAGTTCGCGTCCCAGACCCAGTTCGGCGAGCGACTGGTCAACGGTCTCTACACGATGAGTCTCGCCGTCGGCGTCTCGGTTCCCGACACGACAGACGGAACCATCGTCGCCAACCTCAGTTACGACAACGTTTCGCATCCGAACCCCGTCTTCCACGGCGACACGCTCCGTGCCCAGACGACGGTCCTCGACAAGCGCGAAACGTCTGACGGCGAACGCGGCGTCGTCACGATGAAAGTCGAGGTGTTCAATCAGGACGACGAGTTGGTCTGTGAGTTCGAGCGAACGGCACTGTCTTTGAAGAAGGAGAACGTCGACGGCGAGTAACTCGCGGCGACTCGCTCACACCGCCCCTGAATCCTCTCGTCTTCGTCACTGCACTCGAATCGTTTCTCTCCTGCCACCCACACCGCTTTCTCTCCAGCGTCGCTACGACATCTATGGACTTCGACGCTGTCGGCGCGCGTCTCTCGGCGAGTGTTGCTCGTGCTCCTCCCCCGGCGTCCATCGCTCGAGTCGGCCTCGGGTCGATGGTGTTCGCTGCCGGCGTCCACAAACTCTTCGACCCTCTCGCGTGGACCGTGTACGTCGTGGACTGGCTTGCGCCCGTGCTCGTCGTCTCGCCTGTCGTGTTCATGCTCGTCAACGGCGTCCTCGAAAT is drawn from Haloferax litoreum and contains these coding sequences:
- a CDS encoding HpcH/HpaI aldolase/citrate lyase family protein is translated as MPRRSVLFSPGDRPELMRKAPGAGADVLVFDLEDAVAPERKTEARDAVVDVLSDPAFDPDAEVTVRVNPGDDCLDDVAAVCATHPPDALVVPKATSADDVARVADAARDAGTDCPVIAIVESAAGVLAAPEVAAAEDTVAVIFGAEDFSADVGATRTDDGTEVLYARERVVVAAAAAGIDAIDTLHVDYQDDAGLREDARFGRQLGYDGKLAIHPAQVATINEAFSPGPEDVTWAKKVLRARDEAAAEGRGVFGVDGEMIDAPLVKQAENILDRAGESY
- the gdhB gene encoding glutamate dehydrogenase GdhB, with amino-acid sequence MASAASSTAKDDEPTEETALETARRQLQRAAAHLDVDPGVIERLHHPNQVHRVSVPLERDDGTTAVYTGYRAQHDSVRGPYKGGLRFHPDVTEDECIGLSMWMTWKCAVMDIPFGGAKGGIVVNPKDLSTDEKERLTRRFAEELRPFIGPTKDIPAPDMGTDAQTMAWFMDAYSMQEGETQAGVVTGKPPVVGGSKGRDTAPGRSVAIVAREAIDYLGWDIEDTTVAVQGFGSVGAPAARLLDDHGATVVAVSDVNGAIYDPDGLDTHDVPTHEEEPEAVMKYDAPETLSNEDLLELDVDVLIPAAIGNVLTAENAGDVQADLIVEGANGPTTSAASEIFEEREIPVVPDILANAGGVTVSYFEWLQDLNHRSWSLERVHDELETEMLRAWEAVREQVETHDVTWRDAAYMVALERVAAAHEHRGLWP
- a CDS encoding MaoC family dehydratase; the protein is MTGLYYEEFEVGQTIEHEKRRTVSESDNQQFCDMTMNQQPLHLDAEFASQTQFGERLVNGLYTMSLAVGVSVPDTTDGTIVANLSYDNVSHPNPVFHGDTLRAQTTVLDKRETSDGERGVVTMKVEVFNQDDELVCEFERTALSLKKENVDGE
- a CDS encoding DoxX family membrane protein produces the protein MDFDAVGARLSASVARAPPPASIARVGLGSMVFAAGVHKLFDPLAWTVYVVDWLAPVLVVSPVVFMLVNGVLEIGFGAALVADRYTAVASAVAAVSLTATCLYLGVVFVLEGGLFGDVLARDVGLAGLAWAVLVDALSRPTRTG